From Daphnia magna isolate NIES linkage group LG2, ASM2063170v1.1, whole genome shotgun sequence:
taacacacttatcaaacaggtaacttatttcaaaaaattgtaatgttatagccctgacatcactcttttattttcccttttccaggtatcggaatcccactaggttgaccggggcaacaacaaacaattgaatagtcaattagaaagcaaccttctaagcctagcatcaataactaagaataaaccattaaagctaattaggtatttttttatgtaaaaatgtaattaaataatgaaataatcaaaacaatttgttcgtgtcactcttcactcattgtatttgctttatgttgtttatgaataaaacactgtatgcttactctttaaaacaaattgagtttttatttaaaatgtatttgtgtttacatacattcttggtaatttaaaacgttggaataataataatgagaagttagaattcaaatttgaattacgcgcgtcatcaaaatggccgccgcaatggatgccgggaaggggccaaggggggtacattttattggaatttgtggttcttaaactataaaaatcgaagtaaaatatcacatcaaaacatgctagagataataaagaatctcaataatatattttctgtttattttggtgtatattagtaaccaaacaacgcacccaaaaatatctgtttttggccctcccccccctcccctaaaatgtcataaaataaaataattaattacgagctaagttttcagcgaattttcgtaagttttacggcaatcgataggtatttaaaagcgctatctatttggtgaatttcattaaaaaatattgaaaaggaaaaaaattctaaatgaaataaatttttttgcgttttgtcgcttaggtccaatactgcgcttgatcgattaaatgaaaaaatttgattcatttcgaatttttttccttttcaatattttttaatgaaattcaccaaatagatagcgcttttaaatacctatcgattgccgtaaaacttacgaaaattcgctgaaaacttagctcgtaattaattattttattttatgacattttagggagggggggagggccaaaaacagatatttttgggtgcgttgtttggttactaatatacaccaaaataaacagaaaatatattattgagattctttattatctctagcatgttttgatgtgatattttacttcgatttttatagtttaagaaccacaaattccaataaaatgtacccccttggccccttcccggcatccattgcggcggccattttgatgacgcgcgtaattcaaatttgaattctaacttctcattattattattccaacgttttaaattaccaagaatgtatgtaaacacaaatacattttaaataaaaactcaatttgttttaaagagtaagcatacagtgttttattcataaacaacataaagcaaatacaatgagtgaagagtgacacgaacaaattgttttgattatttcattatttaattacattttaatacataaaaaaaattagctttaatggtttatttttttcttagaaggttgctttctaattgactattcaattgtttgttgttgccccggtcaacctagtgggattccgatacctggaaaaggaaaagagtgatgtcagggctataatTAACatacattttttgaaataagttacctgtttgataagtgtgttaattttttttacaatgccacaatagaataccttcttaataaaaaagtgtacttcccaacctggatggaaaacgcagccaacacactgaatgcaaatttaaagctttggctgagtaagactgtaaaaattttatgcatttcactaatcctaaataaaattcgttaaatggtaagaaattcattaatattacctatcaaataataatatattcttacttctgttctaatgtaaaatttgttttgtggttctaaaagaaataaaatacaggatacagcaatttttgttcactaaaaaattttattcttttaaacatatatacagatttaaaaaaaaacaaacacaaatacaacaaataaaaagaaaaaaacaaaaacaataaacgtaaataatgacaatcacacaaaattggaacgcccgccACGGACCGGTTGTTGACGAATTAGCGTTTCCGTGAACGGATCAATGCCCGTTCAATAATGcccattgattttgaattcgaaatttttggaGAACGGATGTACGTCCGATCACTAGAGCCGTCTAgtgaaagaatataaaatggCATCTTGTGGAAAAATCGGACATAGATCCGATTTTTCCCGCTAGAAGGTCCGATTTAGACGACAGCGAGATCGGAACATAGTCcgtgaacagttgaagtttGTGTTGGCAGAAaagtgcagccatccgaaatcgacacAAGTTGCGTGGAAAACGCCAGGTAAACTCCTCCCCTTTAGGGGTGGGCCAAGATCCTTCCACGATTGTTTTCCACGATGTACCAGCACACGGTACGCGACTAGCCGACTACGCGTACATGATTATTACCAGAGGCCAGTCAAATAAAACTGTGTGTACTGTAAAAGTGGCATGTAGATTTGGATTTTGGTTAAAGGGACTAGTTAATTTGGTGATCATGACTTAAAGTTTGTTGCACGAGTACGAAGACATCTAGCTATATAACTCTAAAGGTTATAAACTTATTATGGCTGGCACCAACTTGGAGCAACATTTGGCCAAACCAGTTCATATACAAAGACTAGAGAGAAGCCTATGCTTAGAACCTTTTCTTGACCAGGTTCAAGAAGTCTTAAGAAGgtacaaacatttttttatccAGAAAAATTTATTCTATGGAAAGTTTCTTATATTCCCAGAGATGATGATGATTCATCTGACAGCTTCCATGATCCTGCTGTAAAAATGACGGAAGATGTTAAATTCCTACATGGGTTACCTGTTTCAAAATCAGGTTGGCTATTAACAAATATTCTTGCCTCAAACAGTTTCAGTAATAAACTGTTGTTACAGATAGACTAACAAGTAAGTTGCGCTTGTACAACTTTGAACAAGTTGGAAAAGAGCGAGCTTGGTTAAAAGATGTACTCCTTAGTGATTCGAGCTCCAATGAGTCTGAATCTGATGGCCATGCTGAGGAAGGAATTCATGAATTACTCTACCTCCATCATCTAAGAAAGAAATATCaagcaaaattttattcatCAACAAAAAATCGGCAGTTTATGTACTACTCAGCCGGTCTTCTTTCAAAGAGAGACATATACCCTGAACATAAATCTTCCATATTGAAAAATGAAGAGTCAAAAtgtgaaattgataaaaagAGAAGATGACTCCCAAGGAGACCAAACTTattagaagaaagaaaaagaaaacaaatgatgagGAAAAAGAATCTGAAATGAAGATTCTGAATGTTAAAGTTGAGCCTGGGACTCCCGGGCCTTCAAATTTAGAAACAAAAGATATATTAGATGTTCCTCTAAAATCTATGGTTGCAACTGTAAAAAAGGAGCCTATTGATTTTCCGGAAACAGCAGATTTCAGCTTTGAATCAGACGTAGAAGAATCCGGAGGGCTGTTTCGAAATGTTATAGAAACAGGTAGCGGACTACAGTCACCCTCTCCGGTCCCATCGCTTTCCCCTACACCTTTTAGTCCATCTCCTCAACCGTCGccaaaaggaaagaaaaaaaagacagaataaaaaagagaaggtagaaaagaaaggaaagtcaaaaaaagaaaagggtccACCTTCTGTCAAAGCTCTAATTGCTCAGCGGCGAAAACTTTGGCTGCTTATTTGCAAGAAGGAAATAAGCAAGGTAATGTCATCAATACTACAATGGCACTAAATTCGCAATATGTTAATTACTTTGACTAGGCATCTAAAGCTCGTATGAACAACCACAAAGAAGAATTGGTATCTTGCAAGCGGGCGGCAACCGGCTGCATGCGGGTTTGTCGTCTGCGCGCAATGCAGTCACAGAAAGCTATGAAAGAAATTGTTTGGCGAGCTAAGAGGCTCACACGCGAAATGCAATCTTACTGGAAACGTTATGACCGAGTTGAAAAGGTAAATTTCATTCATACTGAGCTTACTAATAATACGTAGCAACGTATAGGGGTAACTGAATCATGGAATGTGTGAGAACATTGTGTCTCGAACATTTTTCAGGTCCAACGTCGACAAGCCGAAAAAGAGGCAGAAGAGCAGCGCAAGCTCGATGTGGAGTTGATGGAGGCCAGAAGGCAACAGCGAAAACTAAATTTCCTTATCACACAAACGGAACTCTACGCCCATTTTATGGCAAAAAAACTcggtattctttttttttttttttcgttgtaatcattagtttttcttcttcttctcctcctATCTCAAAAATAAGTCTAATCTTTACTTGTCTGCGCTGGTCAGGAAACGCAGATGCAGCTGCTCAACACGATTTAATTCTCGGTCATCTTGATGAAGAAGTCAACTCACAATTAGCTTACCTTGATGATTATGACGCTGAGGCAACAAAACAGCGCGTAATGAACAATGTTACCACAGCGTTTCATGTGCATCAACAGCAAACACAACAGTTTGATGATGAAGACGTGCCGGAAGGATTACCACACAATGAACCGCAACGTAAGAAAGTAGAAGTTATGTATCGTAATTTATCTTCAATTAACGTCAGTTCTTCGAAATTTGAAGTACGACCAGAGCATGCGCAaccaaaaatatttcaagGGTCATTGAAGACCTACCAACTGAAGGGTATGAATTGGATTGCCAACTTGTACGACGAAGGTATCAACGGAATTCTTGCAGACGAAATGGGTTTGGGTAAAACGGTACAATCGATTGCTTTCTTGGCGCACATTGCCGAGCAATATGGAATTTGGGGTCCTTTCCTGATTATTTCACCGGCCTCGACGCTTCACAATTGGCAGCAAGAATTAGCGCGTTTCGTTCCAAGCTTTAAAGTAATTCCGTACTGGGGAAGTCCCCAAGAACGGAAAATTCTTAGAAAGTTTTGGGATACACACAACTTGCATACTCCCGACGCCAGCTTTCATGTGGTTGTAACCTCTTATCAGCTCATCGTAACAGATTATAAATACTTCAATCGAATCAAATGGCAGTATATGGTACTGGACGAAGCTCAGGCCATCAAAAGTGCCTCAAGTACCCGCTGGAAAATGCTTCTCGATTTCAATTGCCGCAATAGACTTCTTTTGTCTGGTACGCCTATTCAGAACAGCATGGCTGAGCTTTGGGCCCTTTTGCATTTCATCATGCCCACGCTGTTTGATTCGCATGAGGAGTTCAACGAGTGGTTTTCCAAAGATATAGAATCCCACGCCGAAAATAAAACAGGCATCGATGAAAAACATTTATCTCGTTTGCACATGATTCTTAAGCCGTTCATGCTTCGCCGTGTTAAAAAGATGTGGAAAATGAACTATCGGACAAAATCGAAATTATGATGTACTGCCCATTGACCAACAGACAACGAATGCTGTATCAAGGTAGTAAAATCTTTTgtgttcatttgttttacgAATTTGTATGCcttcatttatttatatttgcttattttattattttttatttttattatttatttatattttcatttacgtattaatttcttttttcctttctttctttttaagcGCTCAAACGAAAAATTAGTATAGATGACTTACTGTATTCGGGTGGATCATCTGCAACTGCCCAGAATGCCACAACAACACTTATGAATCTCGTCATGCAGTTTAGAAAAGTACGTAGGTCACTTAAGTTTGATGTTACGTTGAGCGAGGTAAAATTATGTTCAAAATCTGCAGGTATGCAACCACCCCGAATTATTTGAAAGAAGAGAGGCCAAAtctccgtttttctttcaaccTGCAGCATATGTTCTACCTAAACACCTATTCCGAGAAGGGCTGTTGCATATGACCATCCCTAGCCGGCGCCATTTGTTGTTAGGTCGTTTTTTCATCTGGATCCCAGAATATACCCATCATTCTTTGTTCCCGCCCGGATCGGTGATGGATTTAGTGTTGATTGATAGCTTCGTATCGTTTAGCCGTCTCATCGGACATTCTCCTTTCGATCTATTTTCACTTATGAACAACGGAGTGTTATCAAGGTAATTGGTTCATTCCTTTCCATGGTTAACATTGAAGTTTGCATATTGTGTTACTATTTTTGAAGTTTAAAATATGGTTACAACGTTCTCGCGATTGAAGAAAACCTCCACCACAATCACATTTGGAAAGATGGAGGAAAACCTCATTTATTCATTCAACCCCTCTTTGCCCTGTCGTCACCTTCCGTGAAATCTAGCAACATTTTGTCGTCTTTCGTCTTCACGTCAGCTGTCGGAACAGGTTATGCGCATTTAGACCATGTACTTTACAGTATGCCAGAAACAATGGAACATAGAATTCTACGCGGCCGTAAAGCTAAGAATATTGGGGCCGCTGAGTTTTCGTTTACCGCACGGCCCGCTCGGACGTTAAAATGTTTGTGGACTGACATGCCAAATATCCTGTCCCTCCCCGTCTTAAAGGTATCATGTTCTCACCGAAGCAAATTGGTCGATGATCTGATACTACGTTTCCCTTTCTAGGTGACCTGCCGTGGCTCTCCTGTTACATGTAGCGATCGAAGCGCAGCGTATTGGTTTGAAGAATTGTCCTATCCTCGTAATTGTGAAGGGATAAGTTTGATTCTTCAGGGATCAGCTGAAGTTAGCAAAACAACCCCTTCAATTTTCCAACCGTCCTACAGTGGTGGACTTGAACTAGCTAAGCCTAGACATGGGTGGTCCAGCGTGATTCTTCCAGGTAAATTCTTGTTTGTGAATTTAATGAAACATTAACATAAAAACGTTAATGGAAAACCGCATATCTCGTTGCAGACAAAGAGACTCTAATTTGTGATGCAGGCAAGCTGCAGGTGCTCGATAGTTTGCTACGACGGCTAAAAAATGAAGGCCATCGAGTCTTAATTTACTCACAGATGACTCGTATCATCGATTTATTAGaagtttgtaaaaaaaaaaattctatttgtCATTCACGttaactttttcatttatttatatttttttcttttcgttattatttattattatattgtATAATCCTCCAGGAATATATGTGGCATCGCAAGTGGACGTACATGCGACTAGACGGGTCTTCCAAGATATCAGATCGTCGTGATATGGTTGCCGATTTTCAGACCAGGTCCATATTCCAATTGTTCTCTTCTTTATTATGTGGCTAATCCTAAATTTCCTGTATCGTAACCCAGATCCGACATTTTTGTCTTCCTTTTGAGTACCCGAGCTGGAGGTCTTGGCATAAACTTGACAGCTGCCGATACTGTATTCCATAGTTATGAAAATCCTTTTATAAATAGTTTATTACTACTCTATTCTCCAGGTTATTTTCTACGATAGCGACTGGAACCCCACCGTGGATCAACAGGCAATGGATCGCGCCCACCGCTTAGGGCAAACGAAGCAGGTTCAGTTGATATATAAATCTAATTGTGTGCTtgtgttttattgttttattcgaTTGGTGCAGGTGACAGTCTACCGATTAATTTGTAAAGGAACGATTGAGGAACGCATCTTACAACGAGCACGAGAAAAAAGCAAGATACAAAAGATAGTCATATCTGGCGGTAATTTTAAGCCCGACACACTGAAACCGACGGAAGTTGTTTCGCTACTTTTGGACGACgaagaaatagaaagaaaatgtaattttACTTTTACCCTTAAAGTCTTGTCGTTATGGTTGGCATAATAGAACCTTTTGTAATTGTTTTTTAGATCGCCAGCGGCAAGCAGAACGGAAACAACAAGAAATCGAACGTGAAGCTGAACGAAAACGAAAGTATACAGGAGGCGCGGCTTCTGCGGTACAATAAATCTTTGAACATACTCAAAATTGTTTGGCGGTATTCTCATTTTTACAATGTGCCCATTAAGGTGCCGGAAGCCAAACGCACCTGCCTGGGTAGCGCAACGCCAACAGAATATACTCCGGCAGCCAGCCCCACTCTCACTGAGGTAAGCTTATTTATACactgattaaaaaaattcactgAGATATTCCTATTCATGAATTTAGCATTCATCTCAAAGTGGGTTTCGTTTCGATGAAACGTCCAACGACGGATCATTAATAGTTGATGATAGTGGACTAGTGGACCCATCAGGCAACTTAACTACAAACCGAACTGTagtgggaaagaaaaaatttttaataattttatatttagGTGTTGGCCGTTTCACCCCACTAATTCCTGGACGACAGCGTTCCCGACCGAACCGAGGGACCGGGAGACGAGGACGTCCTCCAGGATCTGGAAAACGGTCTCTAATGATGGCCTCGTCGTCTGGGACAAGTCGTGAATCTGCAAAACCTACTGTGGCTAACGATATAGGTTTTTGA
This genomic window contains:
- the LOC123470254 gene encoding LOW QUALITY PROTEIN: chromatin-remodeling ATPase INO80-like (The sequence of the model RefSeq protein was modified relative to this genomic sequence to represent the inferred CDS: inserted 5 bases in 4 codons), which translates into the protein MAGTNLEQHLAKPVHIQRLERSLCLEPFLDQVQEVLRRDDDDSSDSFHDPAVKMTEDVKFLHGLPVSKSDRLTSKLRLYNFEQVGKERAWLKDVLLSDSSSNESESDGHAEEGIHELLYLHHLRKKYQAKFYSSTKNRQFMYYSAGLLSKRDIYPEHKSSILKNEESKCEIDKXEKMTPKETKLIRRKKKKTNDEEKESEMKILNVKVEPGTPGPSNLETKDILDVPLKSMVATVKKEPIDFPETADFSFESDVEESGGLFRNVIETGSGLQSPSPVPSLSPTPFSPSPQPSPKGKKKKTEXKKEKVEKKGKSKKEKGPPSVKALIAQRRKLWLLICKKEISKASKARMNNHKEELVSCKRAATGCMRVCRLRAMQSQKAMKEIVWRAKRLTREMQSYWKRYDRVEKVQRRQAEKEAEEQRKLDVELMEARRQQRKLNFLITQTELYAHFMAKKLGNADAAAQHDLILGHLDEEVNSQLAYLDDYDAEATKQRVMNNVTTAFHVHQQQTQQFDDEDVPEGLPHNEPQLRPEHAQPKIFQGSLKTYQLKGMNWIANLYDEGINGILADEMGLGKTVQSIAFLAHIAEQYGIWGPFLIISPASTLHNWQQELARFVPSFKVIPYWGSPQERKILRKFWDTHNLHTPDASFHVVVTSYQLIVTDYKYFNRIKWQYMVLDEAQAIKSASSTRWKMLLDFNCRNRLLLSGTPIQNSMAELWALLHFIMPTLFDSHEEFNEWFSKDIESHAENKTGIDEKHLSRLHMILKPFMLRRVXKDVENELSDKIEIMMYCPLTNRQRMLYQALKRKISIDDLLYSGGSSATAQNATTTLMNLVMQFRKVCNHPELFERREAKSPFFFQPAAYVLPKHLFREGLLHMTIPSRRHLLLGRFFIWIPEYTHHSLFPPGSVMDLVLIDSFVSFSRLIGHSPFDLFSLMNNGVLSSLKYGYNVLAIEENLHHNHIWKDGGKPHLFIQPLFALSSPSVKSSNILSSFVFTSAVGTGYAHLDHVLYSMPETMEHRILRGRKAKNIGAAEFSFTARPARTLKCLWTDMPNILSLPVLKVTCRGSPVTCSDRSAAYWFEELSYPRNCEGISLILQGSAEVSKTTPSIFQPSYSGGLELAKPRHGWSSVILPDKETLICDAGKLQVLDSLLRRLKNEGHRVLIYSQMTRIIDLLEEYMWHRKWTYMRLDGSSKISDRRDMVADFQTRSDIFVFLLSTRAGGLGINLTAADTVIFYDSDWNPTVDQQAMDRAHRLGQTKQVTVYRLICKGTIEERILQRAREKSKIQKIVISGGNFKPDTLKPTEVVSLLLDDEEIERKYRQRQAERKQQEIEREAERKRKYTGGAASAVPEAKRTCLGSATPTEYTPAASPTLTEHSSQSGFRFDETSNDGSLIVDDSGLVDPSGVGRFTPLIPGRQRSRPNRGTGRRGRPPGSGKRSLMMASSSGTSRESAKPTVANDIGFXSPEAANRLSDISSNNGEEMPTGQQDISAGPAVRRRPGRPRLRPVGPAHQGNRKSKTEEVMSGKKTRRGAPSGPRVMKPLPVPIGLMANKNSDGARTSLPSGTTSTPVSKARSSGCFHDSASP